A section of the Sedimentisphaera cyanobacteriorum genome encodes:
- a CDS encoding sulfatase family protein, with translation MKQSNKKSDVNFDRRSFLYAAAGTAVFGSLKSKASSDFSGINIQSTLSPDEKPNIIIMMTDQQRFDALGCMGNKAVHTPNIDRLAKEGTLFERCYVSNPICTPSRASMLTGKTVPGHGLYRLYDNLPEDEVMFPEYLRRAGYKTAMFGKMHTSGRLKESKERHPHDGFEIYKWCIEPYIHQDSPLNGYTKWLRKKDPAFAEKLRKQGRDISRIPRELHMTKWAADNTIDLINDYKEGQPFFGIMSVFDPHNPYEGYPPEMAKLIDEDKIEDPMLKKSSDEPDPIAYERNKSQLGSIDNFSLEELREMKKNYLATIAFFDEQVGRVLDAIDDKGIAENTMVVVTSDGGDMLGDHRLLAKGAFLYEQSIRVPLIMRWPKKMPSGKRVGDLTQLQDLACTSLSAAGIMNDKLQSTMPESGNLTALANGKAERWRDFAVSTFRNTGIMVDGQYPDPPIHVTMIRETRYKLIAYLNPRGSEEPFDGQIFDMHKDPHELNNLWDSPEHLEIKLRLMSRLAGWETRQELMLGSPIGGDVPGEKERLDNRLKK, from the coding sequence ATGAAACAGTCAAACAAAAAATCAGACGTTAATTTTGACCGCAGAAGCTTTTTGTATGCCGCAGCAGGGACGGCTGTTTTCGGGTCTCTGAAATCCAAGGCGAGCTCTGATTTCTCAGGCATAAATATCCAGAGCACCCTCAGCCCAGACGAAAAGCCCAACATAATCATTATGATGACAGACCAGCAGCGTTTCGATGCTCTGGGGTGCATGGGAAATAAGGCCGTTCATACGCCAAATATAGACCGGCTTGCCAAGGAGGGCACGCTGTTTGAACGCTGCTATGTGAGCAATCCGATATGCACGCCAAGCAGGGCTAGTATGCTAACGGGCAAAACAGTCCCCGGCCACGGGCTCTACCGCCTTTACGACAACCTGCCGGAGGATGAGGTTATGTTCCCTGAATACCTCCGCCGCGCCGGCTACAAAACCGCAATGTTCGGCAAGATGCACACCTCCGGCCGGCTCAAGGAATCTAAAGAAAGGCACCCGCACGACGGCTTCGAGATTTATAAATGGTGCATCGAGCCTTATATCCATCAGGACAGCCCACTGAATGGATACACCAAATGGCTGAGAAAGAAAGACCCCGCCTTTGCCGAGAAGCTCAGGAAACAGGGCAGGGATATAAGCAGAATCCCGCGAGAGCTTCATATGACAAAATGGGCAGCGGACAATACGATAGACCTTATAAACGATTACAAAGAGGGGCAGCCGTTTTTCGGCATAATGAGCGTTTTCGATCCGCACAACCCCTACGAGGGATATCCGCCGGAAATGGCAAAGCTTATTGATGAGGATAAAATCGAAGACCCGATGCTGAAAAAGAGCTCAGACGAGCCAGACCCAATAGCCTATGAAAGAAATAAATCACAGCTTGGCAGTATTGATAATTTCAGCCTTGAAGAGCTTCGGGAAATGAAAAAGAACTACCTTGCTACCATAGCATTCTTTGATGAGCAGGTTGGCAGGGTTTTGGATGCGATCGATGATAAGGGCATAGCCGAGAACACTATGGTTGTGGTAACCTCCGACGGAGGCGATATGCTCGGAGACCACAGGCTCCTTGCCAAGGGCGCCTTCCTCTACGAACAGAGCATCCGAGTTCCGCTGATAATGCGCTGGCCGAAGAAGATGCCCTCCGGCAAGCGGGTAGGAGATCTTACCCAGCTCCAGGACCTCGCCTGCACCTCGCTAAGCGCCGCAGGGATAATGAACGATAAGCTCCAGAGCACTATGCCCGAATCCGGCAACCTCACAGCTCTGGCCAACGGGAAGGCGGAGAGGTGGCGTGATTTTGCCGTCTCAACTTTCCGCAATACCGGGATTATGGTTGACGGGCAGTATCCAGACCCGCCAATACACGTAACGATGATAAGGGAAACCAGATACAAGCTCATTGCATACCTCAACCCCCGCGGCAGCGAGGAGCCGTTTGATGGACAGATCTTTGATATGCACAAAGACCCCCACGAACTGAACAACCTCTGGGACAGTCCTGAGCATTTGGAAATAAAGCTGCGGCTTATGTCAAGACTTGCCGGCTGGGAAACAAGGCAGGAGCTTATGCTCGGTTCGCCCATAGGCGGCGATGTCCCGGGCGAGAAAGAAAGGCTCGATAACCGCCTGAAAAAGTAA
- a CDS encoding arylsulfatase: MNHKKSFKNRSGLNRRTFLKSAAGAAFAGAGIKGLSSYAQAASNSYFGNTEGSLPNIVFIMADDLGYGELGCYGQEKIKTPNIDKLASEGMRFTQAYAGSSVCAPSRSSLLTGFHNGHNRIRDNLPHGVFLRPDDVTVAEVLQQAGYYTGCVGKWGVGNPGSWGVPEHQGFDYFYGHKNQDQAHFYYPDYLWENDKVKLLQEMEIVNEVGKMVGNRGGENRFYTHDLFTKKALQFIDRKHKSPLFLYLPYTIPHFSDYPAGTPEHFIVPDDKPYSEKGWTQIQKNYAAMITRMDKDVGKIIERLRKYGLESNTLAIFTSDNGPYGGAPIDFFNSQGPFRGKKRDLYEGGIRVPFIAKWPGVIKPGTKSEHIIAFWDILPTLAETAGLKPPGNIDGISFLPVLKGKPQKEHDYLFWDYGHVRKTYKAALRTGKWKGVFQTGRPPELYNLKKDKGEKINIAKQHPEIVQKIRALINKARKSTENYPNREL; this comes from the coding sequence ATGAACCACAAAAAATCATTCAAAAACAGATCTGGATTAAATCGGCGTACTTTTCTCAAGTCTGCTGCTGGAGCAGCTTTTGCAGGTGCAGGAATAAAGGGGCTTTCCAGTTATGCTCAAGCAGCTTCGAATAGTTATTTTGGAAACACTGAGGGCAGTCTGCCTAATATAGTTTTTATTATGGCCGATGACTTAGGGTACGGCGAACTTGGCTGTTATGGTCAGGAAAAGATTAAAACGCCTAACATTGACAAACTCGCATCTGAAGGGATGCGTTTCACTCAGGCCTATGCCGGTTCAAGCGTATGTGCACCTTCACGCTCCAGCCTTTTAACGGGATTCCATAACGGTCATAACCGCATCAGGGACAATCTCCCGCATGGAGTGTTTCTGCGTCCGGATGATGTTACCGTAGCAGAAGTATTGCAGCAGGCTGGATATTATACCGGATGCGTCGGCAAATGGGGAGTCGGCAATCCCGGTTCATGGGGCGTGCCTGAGCATCAGGGATTTGATTATTTTTACGGACATAAGAATCAGGACCAGGCGCACTTTTACTACCCAGACTATCTTTGGGAGAATGACAAGGTTAAGCTGCTTCAGGAAATGGAAATTGTTAATGAAGTAGGGAAAATGGTGGGCAACAGAGGCGGAGAGAATAGATTCTACACTCACGACCTTTTCACCAAAAAAGCTCTTCAGTTTATTGACAGGAAACATAAGAGTCCGCTCTTCCTTTATCTGCCTTATACTATCCCGCATTTTTCGGATTATCCAGCGGGTACACCCGAACATTTCATCGTGCCCGATGATAAGCCGTACAGCGAAAAAGGCTGGACTCAAATCCAGAAAAATTATGCAGCAATGATTACACGAATGGATAAAGACGTTGGTAAAATAATTGAGCGGCTTAGAAAATACGGTCTTGAGTCAAACACGTTAGCAATATTTACCAGCGACAACGGCCCTTACGGCGGCGCACCAATAGACTTTTTTAACAGCCAAGGCCCTTTCCGAGGTAAAAAAAGAGATCTCTATGAGGGTGGTATTCGAGTACCTTTTATCGCAAAATGGCCGGGCGTAATAAAGCCGGGTACAAAGAGCGAACACATAATAGCATTTTGGGACATCCTCCCTACTTTAGCCGAAACTGCAGGACTAAAACCGCCTGGGAATATAGATGGAATTTCTTTTCTCCCTGTTTTGAAGGGCAAGCCCCAAAAAGAACACGACTATCTATTTTGGGATTACGGCCACGTACGGAAAACCTACAAAGCCGCCTTGAGAACTGGAAAATGGAAAGGGGTTTTTCAAACCGGCAGGCCGCCGGAATTGTATAATCTCAAAAAAGATAAGGGTGAAAAAATTAATATAGCAAAACAGCACCCTGAGATTGTTCAAAAAATCAGAGCTTTGATTAATAAAGCCCGTAAGAGCACTGAAAACTATCCAAACAGGGAATTGTAG
- a CDS encoding L-fucose/L-arabinose isomerase family protein produces the protein MSKTVDIYLPLDARPVCNETIWPVAEKQINQICEVIKKAGWEPNILNPKGFASSVYEGMQTIQKSSAERLIVFFAGWTYPDFVVSPLWQTSENCRKLLLGSLIPDFPGAVGLMAAAAGCSQVGIETSRFFVENFEDHDSYFEAVKTFLETGKYEYPEQKSINIPVAQENRENAEKVREQLSGMIYGAVGPRSMEMWNKISDADFLQYFGIARLGFDGLRLAKMAEKIDESKAEKAMQFLIDNGMEFKLGSDPEKVLTKDMVIFQMKVYYALLELKKEFGLNFIGVQDQLDWIQHYPATDLTLGILNNKLRPEGDGNTFVSATEADDGAAVTMQVLKLLSGGQPVGFNDLRYWDSREGLYWFVNSGALAPHFAYGSNESLEGAWSERQTPMYFKAGGGTCSAAVKKPGVATWARFSYRKNKLYLCAGRGVTDVPTHDQWLKRTERCNRDWPHWYLRLCAKIEQNLNSNHPMAIFGDYLADLKALAEQMNIPFECWDYCTPSEIES, from the coding sequence ATGAGCAAAACCGTCGATATTTACCTGCCTTTGGATGCCCGCCCTGTCTGCAATGAAACCATTTGGCCCGTGGCTGAGAAGCAGATAAATCAAATTTGCGAGGTGATAAAGAAAGCGGGCTGGGAGCCGAACATACTAAATCCAAAAGGCTTTGCTTCAAGCGTTTACGAAGGAATGCAAACCATTCAGAAATCCAGCGCAGAAAGGCTGATCGTTTTCTTTGCAGGCTGGACATACCCGGACTTTGTGGTATCCCCCCTCTGGCAGACATCTGAAAACTGCAGGAAGCTTCTGCTGGGAAGCCTGATACCCGATTTCCCCGGCGCTGTAGGGCTTATGGCCGCTGCTGCAGGCTGCTCGCAGGTGGGGATTGAGACAAGCAGATTCTTCGTGGAAAATTTCGAAGACCACGATTCATACTTTGAGGCAGTGAAAACATTCCTAGAAACGGGCAAATACGAATACCCCGAGCAAAAGAGCATCAATATACCTGTTGCTCAGGAGAACAGGGAGAATGCCGAAAAGGTTAGAGAGCAGCTCTCAGGAATGATTTACGGGGCAGTAGGCCCGCGTTCGATGGAGATGTGGAACAAGATCTCTGATGCGGATTTCCTTCAGTATTTCGGTATTGCCCGATTGGGCTTCGACGGGCTCAGGCTCGCAAAGATGGCAGAAAAAATCGATGAGAGCAAAGCCGAAAAGGCAATGCAGTTTCTCATAGACAACGGCATGGAATTCAAGCTGGGCAGCGATCCGGAGAAGGTTCTCACTAAGGATATGGTTATATTCCAGATGAAAGTTTATTATGCGCTTCTGGAGCTGAAGAAGGAATTCGGGCTTAATTTCATCGGCGTTCAAGACCAGCTCGACTGGATCCAGCATTACCCCGCCACCGACCTAACCCTCGGGATCCTCAACAACAAACTGCGTCCTGAAGGCGACGGGAACACTTTCGTTTCAGCCACCGAAGCAGATGACGGGGCTGCTGTAACAATGCAGGTTCTCAAACTGCTCTCAGGCGGGCAGCCGGTGGGCTTCAACGACCTTCGCTACTGGGACAGCAGGGAAGGGCTGTACTGGTTTGTTAATTCCGGCGCATTAGCTCCGCATTTCGCATACGGCAGCAATGAGTCTCTGGAAGGAGCTTGGAGCGAGAGGCAGACGCCGATGTATTTCAAGGCCGGCGGAGGAACATGCTCGGCAGCTGTGAAAAAGCCGGGCGTGGCAACTTGGGCTAGATTCAGCTACAGGAAAAACAAACTGTATCTCTGCGCGGGAAGAGGCGTTACCGATGTCCCAACGCATGACCAGTGGCTCAAACGCACGGAAAGATGCAACAGGGACTGGCCTCACTGGTATCTAAGGCTGTGCGCGAAAATCGAGCAGAACCTGAACAGCAATCATCCAATGGCGATATTTGGGGATTATCTGGCTGACCTGAAGGCATTGGCTGAACAGATGAATATCCCGTTTGAGTGCTGGGATTACTGCACTCCTTCCGAGATTGAATCATAA
- a CDS encoding XylR family transcriptional regulator: protein MKKVILLTEGLSTYARQLLDGLSEYSRLNGPWAFYRESLVPFYRAGQGEALPEHIRSLNAHGVIVRPSSPKIARAAMSLGLPAVACDDNNLMPDVPNIVSDYEAVGKMAAEDMLSRGFKNFGFCGFDDMYWSVQRQAFFKETIEKAGFDVNIYSSPKIPEQNYAACELSSLAKWVSSLPKPAAVMACNDDRANQVITSCNITGINIPEEVAVLGVDNDTLLCTLSNPHLSSIALDAKKAGFKAAALLDRMMDGQEVENQAVTVRPTHIERRRSSDIFALEDEQVAAAVQFIHKNAREPIQVSDVAREAALSPRALYSKFHKFLGRSVYEEIKRVRITEISQMLLSTDLPVYQIALCFNFSSIEHIGRYFKSYTGISPLAYRQKYITRGLD from the coding sequence ATGAAAAAAGTAATACTCCTAACAGAAGGTCTGAGCACTTATGCCCGGCAGCTTCTGGACGGGCTGTCTGAGTATTCAAGGTTGAACGGCCCTTGGGCATTTTACAGGGAATCATTAGTGCCTTTCTACAGAGCAGGGCAGGGCGAGGCGCTGCCTGAGCATATTAGATCTCTCAATGCCCACGGGGTGATTGTGCGGCCTTCCAGCCCGAAGATAGCGCGGGCGGCTATGAGCCTTGGTCTGCCGGCGGTTGCATGCGATGATAATAATCTTATGCCGGATGTGCCGAATATTGTGAGCGATTATGAGGCTGTGGGCAAAATGGCGGCAGAGGATATGCTGTCCCGAGGATTCAAAAATTTCGGCTTCTGCGGCTTTGATGATATGTACTGGTCTGTACAGAGGCAGGCTTTCTTCAAAGAGACCATTGAGAAGGCGGGTTTCGATGTTAATATCTATTCAAGCCCCAAAATACCGGAACAAAACTACGCCGCTTGCGAGCTTTCAAGCTTAGCAAAGTGGGTGAGCTCTCTGCCAAAGCCTGCTGCTGTTATGGCATGCAACGACGACCGCGCAAATCAGGTGATTACATCCTGCAATATCACAGGGATTAATATCCCTGAAGAGGTTGCGGTTTTGGGCGTGGATAATGATACCCTGCTCTGCACCCTCTCGAACCCGCACCTCTCAAGCATCGCACTTGATGCGAAGAAAGCGGGATTCAAGGCTGCTGCCCTTCTCGACAGAATGATGGATGGGCAGGAAGTTGAAAATCAGGCGGTAACAGTGCGTCCTACGCACATAGAAAGAAGGCGTTCTTCAGATATATTTGCCCTTGAAGATGAGCAGGTGGCTGCGGCGGTGCAGTTTATACACAAAAACGCAAGAGAGCCGATTCAGGTAAGCGATGTGGCAAGGGAGGCAGCCCTTTCCCCGAGAGCCCTTTACAGCAAGTTTCATAAGTTTCTCGGAAGGAGCGTTTACGAGGAGATAAAGCGCGTTCGGATTACTGAAATCTCGCAAATGCTTCTCAGCACAGACCTGCCTGTTTATCAGATTGCCCTTTGCTTCAACTTCTCCAGCATAGAGCATATTGGCAGGTACTTCAAAAGCTATACGGGTATCTCGCCGCTTGCCTATCGGCAAAAATACATCACCCGCGGGTTGGATTGA